In Streptomyces sp. NBC_01408, one DNA window encodes the following:
- a CDS encoding universal stress protein, translated as MSVVLGYDESPGAERALEVALEVASAFGEPLVLVYGAAAPGVTGEEYRAHREAVRQAGQSALARAVRAADEAGVPSTVEVRDEKPAQALLAAAERHHARVIIVGSWGDSPIRGALLGSTPHKLLHLSPVPVLCVPTDNPSTR; from the coding sequence ATGTCCGTCGTCCTCGGGTACGACGAATCGCCCGGCGCGGAACGGGCCCTGGAGGTGGCGCTGGAGGTCGCCAGCGCCTTCGGCGAGCCCCTCGTCCTCGTCTACGGCGCCGCCGCCCCCGGCGTCACGGGGGAGGAGTACCGGGCCCACCGCGAGGCCGTCCGCCAGGCCGGGCAGAGCGCCCTCGCGCGCGCCGTCCGGGCCGCCGACGAGGCGGGGGTGCCCTCGACGGTCGAGGTGCGCGACGAGAAGCCGGCCCAGGCCCTGCTCGCCGCCGCCGAACGCCACCACGCGCGCGTCATCATCGTCGGCAGCTGGGGTGACAGCCCGATCCGCGGGGCCCTCCTCGGGTCCACCCCGCACAAGCTGCTGCACCTCTCACCCGTTCCCGTCCTGTGCGTGCCGACGGACAACCCCTCCACGAGATAG
- a CDS encoding FUSC family protein, whose product MFVAPDPGRLRLRNSLRAVLGVALAVATAELCGLSQTASITGGLAALLALFTVTDSTVRAQRVTTALLPLAGFPVLALATTLHGVPLARDAAFLAVVFAGVYARRWGPRGHALGIFGFMHFFVTQFLHAVPGQLPELYAAVGLALLAAGAVRFVFWPIERRTPPPAAPPALPGTGLARPTTRQAFQATAACAFALGIGQALSEDRWYWAVGTAWWIFVNTASRGETLVRGFRRVLGTVIGIAAGLLIAVPLHGAAAPTAVLVAVCVFGIFYTAPVSYSWMMLAVTVMAGLLYGLLGVLHPGLLLLRFEETAVGALGAALAVVLVLPVTTHATNEAWIQRALRCVHAATGEAAARLAGSESADPTPHAAELELLLARVRMALAPLVHPLSPFRARKARARQVIALLDDCAREVRGLVAVAADPAASHDARLAAACWRVEAAVEALTAGERELEAATAAARPAVATEPALVHLHGLERALAELATPLRSDPRSPLIRA is encoded by the coding sequence ATGTTCGTGGCTCCGGATCCGGGGCGTCTGAGGCTCAGGAACTCACTGCGCGCGGTGCTCGGCGTCGCTCTCGCCGTGGCCACCGCCGAGCTGTGCGGTCTGTCGCAGACCGCCTCCATCACCGGGGGACTGGCGGCCCTGCTGGCCCTCTTCACCGTGACCGACTCGACCGTGCGCGCCCAGCGGGTCACCACGGCCCTGCTGCCCCTCGCCGGATTCCCCGTCCTCGCGCTGGCCACGACCCTCCACGGGGTACCGCTCGCCCGCGACGCGGCCTTCCTCGCCGTCGTCTTCGCCGGGGTCTACGCCCGGCGCTGGGGGCCGCGCGGGCACGCCCTCGGGATCTTCGGCTTCATGCACTTCTTCGTCACCCAGTTCCTGCACGCCGTGCCCGGGCAGCTTCCCGAGCTCTACGCCGCCGTCGGTCTGGCGCTCCTCGCCGCCGGGGCCGTGCGGTTCGTGTTCTGGCCCATCGAGCGGCGCACCCCGCCCCCCGCCGCCCCGCCGGCGCTGCCGGGCACGGGGCTGGCCCGGCCCACCACCCGGCAGGCCTTCCAGGCCACTGCCGCCTGCGCCTTCGCGCTCGGCATCGGCCAGGCCCTGTCCGAGGACCGCTGGTACTGGGCCGTCGGAACCGCCTGGTGGATCTTCGTGAACACCGCCTCCCGCGGGGAGACCCTCGTACGGGGCTTCCGCCGCGTCCTCGGCACCGTCATCGGCATCGCCGCCGGTCTGCTCATCGCCGTGCCGCTGCACGGCGCGGCCGCGCCCACCGCCGTACTCGTCGCCGTATGCGTCTTCGGGATCTTCTACACCGCCCCCGTCTCGTACAGCTGGATGATGCTGGCCGTCACCGTCATGGCCGGTCTGCTCTACGGACTCCTCGGCGTGCTCCACCCCGGACTGCTGCTCCTGCGCTTCGAGGAGACCGCCGTCGGCGCCCTCGGCGCCGCCCTCGCCGTGGTGCTGGTGCTGCCCGTCACCACCCACGCCACCAACGAGGCCTGGATCCAGCGCGCCCTGCGCTGCGTGCACGCCGCCACCGGGGAGGCGGCCGCGCGGCTGGCCGGCTCGGAGTCGGCCGACCCCACCCCGCACGCCGCCGAGCTGGAGCTGCTCCTCGCCCGGGTCCGGATGGCGCTGGCACCGCTGGTGCACCCGCTCAGCCCCTTCCGCGCCCGCAAGGCCCGCGCCCGCCAGGTGATCGCGCTGCTGGACGACTGTGCCCGGGAGGTACGCGGGCTGGTCGCGGTCGCCGCCGACCCGGCGGCCTCGCACGACGCCCGGCTCGCGGCCGCGTGCTGGCGGGTGGAGGCCGCGGTGGAGGCCCTCACCGCCGGGGAGCGGGAGCTGGAGGCGGCCACCGCCGCCGCCCGGCCGGCCGTCGCCACCGAACCGGCCCTCGTCCATCTGCACGGCCTGGAGCGGGCGCTGGCCGAGCTCGCGACGCCGCTGCGGAGTGACCCCCGGAGCCCCCTGATCCGCGCCTGA
- a CDS encoding AAA family ATPase, translating to MSTEEFRKEQQFVTDLYRRLDDLRDQAERAVEGALRDVGSGFQARLERDVMVAEQSGLLSALNGGENGLCFGRLEFSDGRDHHIGRIGIRADDTERTPLVVDWRADVARPFYLATGHTPMGLRRRRHISSRGRLVTALHDEILDLTDAERTGYEGADADAVLLAALDAARTGRMHDIVRTIQAEQDRVIRSTHRGVLVVEGGPGTGKTAVALHRAAYLLYAHRELLAKRGVLIVGPGPAFLGYIGGVLPALGETGVLLATPGELFPGVHATGADRPGAAAVKGRASMADVLAAVVADRQRLPDTVPAGSGEEYDTVPEAALEIDHDDYGTLLLDRPMAYEARDRARATGLPHNQARPAFAFRIIDALTAQLADRLGADPYGGPNLLGQDDVAQLGKEIATSPAVHAAIDTLWPSLTPQRLVADFLADPTHLPAHEAELIRRAPSARPDWTPADVPLLDEAAELLGEDDSARRAAEERERERRIAYAQGVLDLSEGSQSYEFEDEENEFLAAHDIIDAERMAERHEEADHRSAAERAAADRTWAFGHVIVDEAQELSEMAWRLLMRRCPTRSMTLVGDPAQTADEAGCGSWRRILEPYVGDRWELVRLGVNYRTPAEVMEVAAAVLRARDPAFEPPRSVRSTGVRPWARATGDLAGAVGEAVERGLPAEGRLAVIAPRALHGPLAAVLPGVRADGEPDLTREVVLLDPRQAKGLEFDTVIVVEPADLQPSDLYVALTRPTQVLGVVHTPGRLPAGTTGLFSPVGG from the coding sequence TTGTCAACCGAGGAATTCCGGAAAGAGCAGCAATTCGTCACCGACCTCTATCGGCGCCTCGACGATCTGCGTGACCAGGCCGAACGTGCTGTCGAGGGGGCATTGCGCGATGTCGGCAGCGGCTTCCAGGCCCGGCTGGAGCGCGACGTGATGGTCGCCGAGCAGTCCGGTCTGCTGTCCGCCCTGAATGGGGGCGAGAACGGCCTCTGCTTCGGCCGGCTGGAGTTCTCCGACGGCCGCGACCACCACATCGGCCGTATCGGAATCCGCGCGGACGACACGGAACGCACCCCGCTGGTCGTGGACTGGCGCGCCGACGTGGCCCGCCCCTTCTACCTCGCCACCGGGCACACCCCCATGGGGCTGCGCCGCCGTCGGCACATCAGCAGCCGCGGCCGGCTGGTCACCGCCCTCCACGACGAGATCCTCGACCTGACCGACGCCGAGCGCACCGGATACGAGGGGGCCGACGCGGACGCCGTGCTGCTCGCCGCGCTCGACGCCGCCCGGACCGGCCGCATGCACGACATCGTGCGCACCATCCAGGCCGAACAGGACCGGGTCATCCGCTCCACCCACCGCGGGGTGCTGGTCGTCGAGGGCGGTCCCGGGACCGGGAAGACGGCGGTCGCCCTGCACCGCGCCGCGTACCTGCTGTACGCCCACCGTGAGCTGCTCGCCAAGCGCGGGGTGCTGATCGTCGGCCCGGGCCCCGCCTTCCTGGGCTACATCGGCGGGGTGCTCCCGGCGCTCGGCGAGACCGGCGTCCTCCTCGCCACCCCGGGCGAGCTCTTCCCCGGTGTGCACGCCACCGGCGCCGACCGCCCCGGGGCCGCCGCGGTGAAGGGCCGGGCTTCGATGGCGGACGTGCTGGCCGCGGTCGTCGCCGACCGCCAGCGGCTGCCCGACACGGTTCCGGCGGGCAGCGGCGAGGAGTACGACACGGTGCCCGAGGCCGCCCTGGAGATCGACCACGACGACTACGGGACCCTGCTGCTGGACCGCCCGATGGCGTACGAGGCGCGCGACCGGGCCCGGGCCACCGGGCTGCCGCACAACCAGGCGCGGCCCGCCTTCGCCTTCCGGATCATCGACGCCCTCACCGCGCAGCTCGCGGACCGGTTGGGCGCCGACCCGTACGGCGGCCCGAATCTGCTGGGCCAGGACGACGTCGCCCAGCTCGGCAAGGAGATCGCGACGAGCCCCGCGGTGCACGCCGCGATCGACACCCTGTGGCCCTCCCTCACCCCGCAGCGGCTGGTCGCCGACTTCCTGGCGGACCCCACGCACCTGCCCGCGCACGAGGCGGAGCTGATCCGGCGCGCGCCTTCGGCCCGGCCGGACTGGACCCCGGCCGACGTGCCGCTGCTGGACGAGGCTGCCGAGCTGCTCGGGGAGGACGACAGCGCCCGCCGGGCGGCCGAGGAGCGGGAGCGGGAGCGGCGCATCGCCTACGCCCAGGGGGTGCTGGACCTGTCGGAGGGCTCGCAGTCCTACGAGTTCGAGGACGAGGAGAACGAGTTCCTCGCGGCCCACGACATCATCGACGCCGAGCGGATGGCGGAGCGGCACGAGGAGGCCGACCACCGCAGCGCGGCCGAGCGGGCCGCCGCCGACCGCACCTGGGCCTTCGGGCACGTCATCGTGGACGAGGCGCAGGAGCTGTCGGAGATGGCCTGGCGGCTGCTGATGCGGCGCTGCCCGACCCGCTCGATGACCCTGGTCGGCGATCCCGCGCAGACGGCCGACGAGGCGGGCTGCGGATCGTGGCGGCGGATCCTCGAACCGTACGTGGGCGACCGCTGGGAGCTGGTCCGGCTGGGGGTGAACTACCGGACGCCCGCCGAGGTCATGGAGGTGGCGGCGGCCGTCCTGCGCGCCCGCGACCCGGCCTTCGAGCCGCCGCGGTCGGTACGGTCCACCGGGGTGCGGCCCTGGGCCCGCGCGACCGGGGACCTGGCCGGGGCGGTCGGGGAGGCCGTGGAGCGGGGGCTGCCGGCCGAGGGGCGGCTGGCGGTGATCGCCCCGCGCGCGCTGCACGGGCCGCTGGCCGCCGTACTGCCCGGGGTACGGGCCGACGGGGAGCCGGACCTGACCCGGGAGGTCGTCCTCCTGGACCCGCGGCAGGCCAAGGGGCTGGAGTTCGACACGGTGATCGTGGTGGAGCCGGCCGACCTCCAGCCGAGCGACCTGTACGTGGCGCTGACCCGCCCCACCCAGGTCCTCGGCGTGGTGCACACCCCGGGCCGGCTGCCGGCCGGCACGACCGGCCTCTTCAGCCCCGTCGGCGGTTGA
- a CDS encoding GNAT family N-acetyltransferase: protein MTTAHGSADGIVYRLARPGDAGAIEALDSSFTTDTVFEAVATDAGFALREVPVDPPVHKVFPPEEHDEQALGGGTDSAGDARTYVALDGGRLCGFAAVGYAPWNRRLTIEDIEVSPAHRGRGIGRALMECAAEFARERGAEHLWLEVSSVNAPAVHAYRRMGFAFCGLDTALYGGTPAAGEQALFMSRPCG, encoded by the coding sequence ATGACCACCGCACACGGCTCCGCCGACGGCATCGTCTACCGCCTCGCCCGCCCCGGCGACGCGGGCGCCATCGAGGCCCTGGACAGCTCCTTCACCACCGACACCGTCTTCGAGGCGGTCGCCACCGACGCCGGGTTCGCCCTCCGCGAGGTCCCGGTGGACCCTCCGGTGCACAAGGTGTTCCCGCCCGAGGAGCACGACGAACAGGCCCTCGGCGGCGGCACGGACTCGGCAGGGGACGCGCGCACCTACGTGGCCCTCGACGGCGGACGGCTGTGCGGCTTCGCCGCCGTGGGCTACGCCCCCTGGAACCGGCGGCTGACGATCGAGGACATCGAGGTCTCGCCCGCCCACCGGGGCCGCGGCATCGGCCGTGCGCTGATGGAGTGCGCGGCCGAGTTCGCCCGCGAACGCGGCGCCGAACACCTCTGGTTGGAGGTGAGCAGCGTCAACGCCCCGGCGGTGCACGCCTATCGGCGCATGGGGTTCGCCTTCTGCGGACTCGACACCGCCCTCTACGGCGGCACGCCCGCCGCCGGCGAGCAGGCGCTCTTCATGAGCCGGCCCTGCGGCTGA
- a CDS encoding nitric oxide synthase oxygenase → MEILQQRSSTAQVWEAAEEFVRLFHRENKGPGDPRARLAAVRAELADTGTYRHTPEELVHGARVAWRNSNRCIGRLYWNSLRVRDRRELTDADAIAAECFEHLREATNGGRVRPTITVFAPDTPDRPGPLIWSEQLVRYAGYGDHHSVTVGDARNAPLTEALLRLGWTGGPGTPFDLLPLVVQGVDDKPRWFETPADAVLEVPITHPDGDGRGDGWADWRLRWHAVPAISNMCLEIGGIHYPAAPFNGWYMGTEIGARNLADEDRYNLLPAVARRLGLDTTTDRSLWKDRALVELNRAVLHSFDRAGVTIADHHSESRRFLTHLEREEAKGREVGADWSWIVPPISGSATPVFHRTYEDRPSSTAYVHHAGAQERAQGRDLV, encoded by the coding sequence ATGGAAATACTTCAACAGCGCTCCAGCACCGCTCAGGTGTGGGAAGCGGCCGAGGAGTTCGTCCGACTCTTCCACAGGGAGAACAAGGGTCCCGGTGATCCGCGTGCCCGGCTCGCCGCCGTACGGGCCGAGCTCGCGGACACCGGCACCTACCGGCACACTCCCGAGGAGCTGGTCCACGGAGCCCGCGTGGCCTGGCGCAACAGCAACCGCTGCATAGGCAGGCTGTACTGGAACTCCCTGCGGGTGCGCGACCGCCGGGAGCTCACCGACGCGGACGCGATCGCCGCCGAGTGCTTCGAGCACCTGCGCGAGGCGACCAACGGCGGCCGCGTCCGGCCCACGATCACGGTCTTCGCCCCGGACACGCCCGACCGCCCCGGTCCGCTGATCTGGAGCGAACAGCTCGTCCGGTACGCGGGCTACGGGGACCACCACTCCGTGACCGTCGGCGACGCCCGCAACGCCCCGCTCACCGAGGCCCTGCTCCGGCTCGGCTGGACCGGCGGCCCCGGTACCCCCTTCGACCTCCTCCCGCTGGTCGTCCAGGGGGTCGACGACAAGCCCCGCTGGTTCGAGACCCCCGCGGACGCCGTGCTGGAGGTGCCGATCACGCACCCCGACGGGGACGGTCGCGGCGACGGCTGGGCCGACTGGCGGCTGCGCTGGCACGCCGTGCCCGCCATCTCCAACATGTGCCTGGAGATCGGCGGGATCCACTACCCGGCCGCGCCGTTCAACGGCTGGTACATGGGCACCGAGATCGGCGCCCGCAACCTCGCCGACGAGGACCGGTACAACCTCCTGCCCGCGGTCGCCCGCCGGCTCGGCCTGGACACCACCACGGATCGCTCGCTCTGGAAGGACCGCGCGCTGGTGGAGCTCAACCGGGCCGTCCTGCACTCCTTCGACCGGGCCGGGGTCACCATCGCCGACCACCACTCCGAGTCCCGGCGCTTCCTGACCCACCTGGAGCGGGAGGAGGCCAAGGGGCGAGAGGTGGGCGCCGACTGGTCCTGGATAGTGCCCCCGATCTCCGGCTCCGCCACGCCGGTCTTCCACCGTACGTACGAGGACCGGCCGAGCAGCACGGCCTACGTCCACCACGCCGGTGCCCAGGAACGCGCCCAAGGACGGGATTTGGTCTAG
- a CDS encoding lactonase family protein translates to MDGADRTDRGGGHRCHIGSFTSGGGRGITTAAVDPATGALTPLGSCDTVADPSYLAVARDTGVLYAVSETARGAVCAFRPTAEGLAALGPAVPVEGAGPTHLSVAGGRLLTANYTSGSVSSLPLGADGSPGGPASVLGHQGSGPDADRQERPHAHQVLPDPSGRWVLSVDLGTDSVRVCAPDPATGELRVHAETALRAGTGPRHLVFHPDVAVVYVLHELEPQLTVCRWDPVSGRLEPVAEVPVAPGGPPGAVRAYPSAVVASPDGRFVWVAVRGADTVVTFSLADGAEKPLLSSTVDCGGSWPRDLVADPSGRRLYAANERSGDVTWFEVDPLTGRPHRAGSVAVPAATCVVFG, encoded by the coding sequence GTGGACGGCGCGGACAGGACGGACCGGGGCGGCGGACACCGGTGCCACATCGGCTCGTTCACCTCGGGGGGCGGCCGCGGCATCACCACCGCGGCCGTGGATCCGGCGACCGGAGCCCTGACCCCGCTGGGGTCCTGTGACACCGTCGCCGACCCCTCGTACCTCGCCGTCGCCCGCGACACCGGGGTGCTCTACGCGGTCAGCGAGACCGCGCGGGGCGCGGTGTGCGCCTTCCGGCCGACCGCCGAGGGCCTCGCGGCCCTCGGTCCGGCCGTGCCCGTCGAGGGCGCGGGCCCCACCCATCTCAGCGTGGCCGGCGGCCGGCTGCTCACCGCCAACTACACCTCCGGCAGCGTCAGCAGCCTCCCGCTCGGCGCCGACGGCAGCCCCGGCGGGCCCGCGTCCGTCCTCGGACACCAGGGCTCGGGGCCCGACGCGGACCGCCAGGAGCGCCCGCACGCCCACCAGGTGCTGCCCGACCCGAGCGGCCGCTGGGTGCTCAGCGTGGACCTGGGCACCGACTCGGTACGGGTCTGCGCGCCGGACCCCGCCACCGGGGAGCTGCGGGTGCACGCCGAGACCGCGCTGCGTGCCGGGACCGGCCCGCGCCACCTCGTCTTCCACCCGGACGTCGCGGTGGTCTACGTCCTGCACGAGCTGGAGCCGCAGCTGACCGTCTGCCGGTGGGATCCGGTATCCGGGCGACTGGAACCGGTCGCAGAGGTTCCGGTGGCCCCTGGGGGCCCTCCAGGCGCCGTACGGGCCTATCCCTCGGCGGTCGTCGCCTCGCCCGACGGGCGCTTCGTCTGGGTCGCCGTCCGCGGCGCCGACACCGTCGTCACCTTCTCCCTCGCCGACGGCGCCGAGAAGCCGCTGCTCAGCAGCACGGTCGACTGCGGCGGCAGCTGGCCGCGCGACCTCGTCGCCGACCCGTCGGGGCGCCGGCTGTACGCGGCGAACGAGCGCTCCGGGGACGTCACCTGGTTCGAGGTGGACCCGCTGACCGGGCGGCCGCACCGGGCGGGCTCGGTGGCCGTGCCCGCCGCGACCTGCGTGGTCTTCGGCTGA
- a CDS encoding sirohydrochlorin chelatase, whose protein sequence is MSSPTGPANGLPVRMPRPRQTGRHRRPEPAVAPEGAPALVLAVPGAPSAASRGLAEEIISIGRSELPGLDARIGFLDGDDASEFPSLSGVLTAVATERAARAEFARAAGHEVPAPTGPDAVVVPLLAGPDSDLLRRVRQALMDSSAAAELADVLGPHPLLAEGLHVRLSEAGLARADRARLFTVTTAADGIVLATTGGEEAVQAAGITGMLLAARLAVPVQAAALDQEGSVAAVAEQLRREGSTQLALAPYLIGPEAAEGLLDTACKEADCATAEVLGAYPALGKLAVAQYAAALGITLATSH, encoded by the coding sequence ATGAGCTCCCCCACTGGGCCCGCAAATGGCCTGCCCGTACGAATGCCGCGACCCCGCCAGACCGGACGGCACCGCCGGCCCGAGCCCGCGGTGGCGCCCGAGGGCGCGCCCGCGCTGGTGCTCGCCGTGCCCGGTGCCCCCTCGGCCGCCTCGCGGGGGCTCGCGGAAGAGATCATCAGCATCGGCCGTTCCGAACTGCCGGGCCTGGACGCCCGCATCGGCTTCCTCGACGGTGACGACGCCTCCGAGTTCCCGTCCCTGTCCGGCGTGCTGACCGCCGTCGCGACGGAGCGTGCCGCACGCGCGGAGTTCGCCCGCGCCGCCGGCCACGAGGTGCCCGCTCCGACCGGCCCGGACGCCGTGGTCGTGCCCCTGCTGGCCGGTCCGGACAGCGATCTGCTGCGCCGGGTCCGCCAGGCCCTGATGGACTCCTCGGCCGCCGCCGAGCTGGCCGACGTACTCGGTCCGCACCCGCTGCTCGCCGAGGGCCTGCACGTGCGGCTGTCGGAGGCCGGCCTGGCCCGCGCCGACCGCGCCCGCCTCTTCACGGTGACCACCGCCGCCGACGGCATCGTCCTGGCCACCACCGGCGGCGAGGAGGCCGTCCAGGCCGCCGGGATCACGGGCATGCTGCTCGCCGCCCGGCTCGCCGTGCCCGTCCAGGCGGCCGCGCTCGACCAAGAGGGTTCGGTGGCCGCGGTCGCCGAGCAGCTGCGCCGCGAGGGTTCCACGCAGCTGGCGCTCGCCCCGTACCTGATCGGCCCGGAGGCCGCCGAGGGGCTGCTGGACACCGCCTGCAAGGAGGCCGACTGCGCCACCGCCGAGGTGCTCGGGGCCTACCCGGCGCTCGGCAAGCTGGCCGTCGCCCAGTACGCGGCCGCCCTGGGGATCACCCTGGCCACGTCCCACTGA